One Methanoculleus sp. 7T genomic window carries:
- a CDS encoding lysylphosphatidylglycerol synthase transmembrane domain-containing protein gives MKSRRWIALSLLVSGAALLGLLAVTFTPETRAYLGEVSIAALLIAVGLQASAVLCRILRLRVLCRGLGYTVPLRSLTVTLLLSLFAGSITPGQVGGEPVRIHRLSRSGLAVGDAVAVAVVERVLDLVVFFSLTLAALLTVRHLWGYLAATVLYPVVVFLLLVFGLLLALIVLISRPALMKRVVGGVAGRIMDRCGRSRRWLRFCPGVGDAGSLAGRIDHEVEAFAAGFSRFIRTGRRAVAGALAFTILEWVSLFSVASALLVALGLPPSLAESYLFQGILQMVANIPLIPGASGISEVGAATLYSRIVPAYLLGLFVVLWRLTLYYLNIPIGLLAGAFAEREQSGQAGEGDTDAPRIENL, from the coding sequence ATGAAGAGCCGGCGTTGGATCGCGCTCTCGCTTTTGGTCAGCGGCGCGGCTCTTCTTGGGCTGCTCGCAGTGACCTTCACGCCCGAGACGCGGGCCTATCTGGGAGAGGTCAGCATCGCCGCCCTCCTCATCGCCGTCGGGCTCCAAGCCTCGGCGGTCCTCTGCAGGATACTGCGGCTCCGGGTCCTCTGCCGCGGCCTCGGCTACACCGTACCGCTCCGGAGCCTCACGGTCACCCTCCTCCTCTCGCTCTTCGCGGGCTCGATCACCCCCGGTCAGGTGGGCGGCGAACCCGTCCGGATTCACCGGCTCTCGCGTTCCGGGCTCGCCGTCGGGGATGCCGTCGCCGTCGCTGTCGTGGAGCGGGTCCTGGACCTCGTGGTCTTCTTCTCCCTCACCCTCGCAGCCCTTCTTACCGTCAGGCACCTCTGGGGCTATCTCGCCGCCACCGTCCTCTATCCGGTTGTCGTCTTTCTGCTCCTCGTCTTCGGCCTCCTGCTCGCCCTCATCGTCCTTATCAGTCGCCCCGCGCTCATGAAACGGGTGGTCGGCGGCGTTGCCGGCCGCATCATGGACCGGTGCGGCCGGAGCCGGCGTTGGCTCCGGTTCTGTCCGGGCGTGGGAGACGCAGGATCTCTTGCGGGTAGGATCGATCACGAGGTCGAGGCCTTTGCCGCAGGCTTCTCTCGATTTATAAGGACCGGCCGCCGGGCCGTCGCCGGTGCGCTCGCGTTCACCATTCTCGAGTGGGTCTCCCTCTTCTCCGTGGCATCGGCCCTTCTCGTCGCGCTTGGGCTGCCGCCGTCCCTCGCGGAGTCGTATCTCTTCCAGGGGATCCTCCAGATGGTCGCAAACATCCCGCTCATCCCGGGCGCGTCGGGAATATCCGAGGTCGGTGCCGCCACCCTCTACAGCCGGATCGTGCCCGCCTACCTCCTCGGCCTCTTCGTCGTCCTCTGGCGGCTGACCCTCTACTACCTCAATATCCCGATCGGCCTCCTCGCGGGCGCTTTTGCGGAGAGGGAGCAGTCCGGACAGGCCGGCGAGGGGGATACGGATGCCCCCCGCATTGAAAACCTATAA
- a CDS encoding FprA family A-type flavoprotein, which produces MMATKLAPGVHWVGAIDWNLREYHGYTLPGTTYNAYLVQGEKTALIDSAYAGFEGQVLGRVGSVCDPDEIDYLVVNHIEMDHSGCLPTLVRKMPGIPIYCTERAKAGLARHYDTTNWNIRVVKTGDTLDLGGKTLTFLEAPMLHWPDSMFTYLAEDAILFPNDAFGQHVASAARFDDQLGKDESLAHAQKFFANLIIPLAPKVLKKLDEVGRLGIDIKMIAPSHGVIWRSYAGDILKAYTDWSLGVSKDKVTIVYDTMHGSTTMMAQAIAEGVMAEGADVRVCLLRDGRYEGTHRSDVVTDVLDSKAVLIGSPTLQDEVLPTVAGFLSYLRGLRPGRLGAKKIGCAFGSHGGMGGAVAQAEEALKVAGIEVIDGGFHVNYRPDADELARAYELGRRVAREIRAR; this is translated from the coding sequence ATGATGGCTACGAAACTTGCCCCCGGCGTCCACTGGGTCGGGGCAATCGACTGGAACCTGAGGGAGTATCACGGCTACACCCTCCCGGGAACGACCTACAACGCCTACCTTGTCCAAGGCGAGAAGACCGCACTCATCGACAGCGCCTACGCCGGGTTCGAGGGACAGGTCCTCGGCCGAGTGGGGTCGGTCTGCGACCCGGATGAGATCGACTACCTCGTCGTGAACCACATCGAGATGGACCACTCCGGCTGTCTGCCCACGCTCGTGCGAAAGATGCCGGGCATCCCCATCTACTGTACGGAGCGGGCGAAGGCCGGGCTTGCGCGCCACTACGACACCACCAATTGGAACATCCGGGTCGTCAAGACCGGCGATACCCTCGACCTCGGCGGGAAGACGCTCACCTTCCTCGAAGCCCCGATGCTCCACTGGCCCGACTCGATGTTCACCTACCTTGCCGAGGACGCCATTCTCTTCCCGAACGACGCTTTCGGGCAGCACGTCGCGAGCGCAGCCCGGTTCGACGACCAGCTCGGAAAGGACGAGTCGCTTGCCCACGCGCAGAAGTTCTTTGCGAACCTGATCATACCGCTCGCGCCGAAGGTCTTGAAGAAACTCGACGAAGTCGGGAGACTTGGCATCGACATCAAGATGATTGCGCCGAGCCACGGCGTCATCTGGCGGTCGTATGCCGGGGATATCCTCAAGGCCTACACCGACTGGAGCCTGGGCGTCTCGAAGGATAAGGTCACGATCGTCTACGACACCATGCACGGCTCGACCACGATGATGGCGCAGGCGATCGCCGAAGGCGTCATGGCCGAAGGCGCCGACGTCCGGGTCTGCCTCCTCCGCGACGGCCGCTACGAAGGGACGCACCGGAGCGATGTCGTCACTGACGTCCTCGACTCGAAGGCCGTCCTCATCGGGTCGCCGACGCTCCAGGACGAGGTCCTCCCCACGGTGGCCGGGTTCCTCAGTTACCTCCGCGGGCTCCGGCCGGGCCGCCTTGGGGCGAAGAAGATCGGGTGCGCGTTCGGGTCGCACGGCGGCATGGGCGGCGCGGTCGCTCAGGCCGAGGAGGCCCTGAAGGTGGCCGGGATCGAGGTCATCGACGGCGGGTTCCATGTGAACTACCGGCCTGATGCCGACGAACTTGCGCGGGCTTACGAACTCGGGCGGAGAGTGGCGCGGGAGATCCGCGCCCGGTAA
- a CDS encoding V4R domain-containing protein — MKNGMSDGEGTGPLKSNREIDLYSTPAGARAVENPVRRAILAALREREHTFDEIVTLAGRAKSTVSVHLQDLTAAGVIRFRSDPGDARRKIFFLAGDLVGSVSSDDRIADALAAYAGVYRAGSSDPFAFYKLTFRTIRVALMQEGILLDPLLTRAGERIGEELYPAVADPETEAFCTNIARFWEDHRLGRVEVAGTEPLTLLVYDCFECADLPVTGRPACAFDSGILRALFSRHYGRPTAAVETRCYSMGFDHCRFEVVPEGNGRGTPR, encoded by the coding sequence ATGAAGAATGGGATGAGCGACGGCGAGGGAACTGGCCCGCTGAAGTCAAACCGGGAGATCGACCTGTACTCGACGCCGGCCGGGGCGCGGGCGGTCGAAAATCCGGTGCGGCGTGCGATTCTTGCGGCGCTCCGCGAACGCGAGCACACGTTCGACGAGATTGTCACCCTCGCGGGCCGGGCGAAGTCGACGGTCTCGGTGCATCTCCAAGACCTCACGGCGGCGGGCGTGATCAGGTTCCGATCCGACCCGGGGGACGCCAGGAGAAAGATCTTCTTCCTCGCCGGCGACCTCGTGGGGAGCGTCTCTTCAGACGACCGGATAGCCGACGCCCTCGCCGCATACGCAGGCGTGTACCGGGCGGGATCGAGCGACCCCTTCGCGTTCTACAAGTTGACCTTCCGGACGATCAGAGTTGCGCTCATGCAGGAGGGGATCCTCCTTGACCCGCTCCTCACCCGAGCCGGCGAGCGGATAGGGGAGGAACTCTACCCGGCGGTTGCCGACCCGGAGACCGAGGCCTTCTGCACCAACATCGCCCGGTTCTGGGAGGACCACCGGCTCGGGCGGGTCGAGGTCGCCGGGACGGAGCCGTTGACACTCCTCGTCTACGACTGCTTCGAGTGCGCCGACCTGCCCGTAACCGGCCGGCCCGCGTGCGCGTTTGACTCCGGCATCCTCCGGGCGCTCTTCTCCCGCCACTACGGGCGGCCGACGGCGGCGGTCGAGACCAGGTGCTACTCGATGGGGTTCGACCACTGCCGGTTCGAGGTGGTGCCGGAGGGAAACGGCAGGGGTACTCCGAGGTGA